The following DNA comes from Candidatus Binatus sp..
GTCGGGACTTCCTCGAGCACCTTGATATCAAGGTCCTCGAAGCTGTCCAGCGCGGCGCGCAGGTCGGTTGGTGAAGCTACATCCTGCGGCAGGTAGTCGTTGACCTGCTCGAAGGTCAGGTAGCCCTGCTCACGGCCGAGATCAACCAGACCCTGTAGGTCTTTACCTTCGTACTTCTGCTTCATTCGTTTTGCTTCCGTTTTGCGCGGGCGTTGGCCGTCGATGCGATGCGTGAAAATCGGCGCGCAATGCGGCCGTCATTGCGACCGCGAGCCGGGAATCAAGTAGCCTCATTTATACAGACGAGAATACAAAGGCAAGTGAGCCACACCAAAGAATCAAGTCTAAGGATCGCTACGCCCAGAGTCAACTTAACCGTCGCCTCGCTCGCGCGATCATTGGGCGAATCACGCTCCGCCGCGCGGCCTGGTCGCGAATTCGCGCTCGCCGGTCACCGCTACATACATTATACGCATCGTTTGCCGGTTTGGCTGCATTGCGGCCGATCTTTTCCTCTGACTCGAGCCGAAGTGCCGGAAAATGAGTGCGCGCTGGAAATCGCGAGCGGGCCTCCGTATTCTCGACGCTGCTGCGCCTCGCTTTGAGCACAATTTTGGCAATGCACGCGATAATCCTGACCCTCAGCTTCGCGATAATCCTCGCCGGCTCGGAACTTTTTACCAATGGGGTCGAATGGTTGGGGCATCGATTGCACGTGGCTGAGGCCGCGGTCGGGAGCCTGCTCGCCGCGGTCGGGACCGCGCTGCCGGAGACCTTCATCCCGGCGGTCGCGCTGTTGACCGGCCGCGACCGCGCGGCGGCGCATACCGCGGTTGGACTTGGAGCGATTGTCGGCGCACCGCTGATGCTGTCCACGGTGGCGATGTCCGTGATGGGCATTGCGGCGCTCGCATTTCGCCGGCGCCGGGGACGGGTCGCGCTGAAAGTGGTGCGCGAGGACGCGCGCCGGGATCTCGCATTCTTCTTTCCGGTTTTTTTGTGCCTGATGATCGCAGGCACAGTCGAGATGGGTGCGGTGCTTCGCCACCTCCTCGCACTGGCATTGTTGATAGTGTACGCGAGCTACGCGGTTGTGATGCTGCGGCTCAGGCGCGTGGCCGGCGCGCAGCTCGAGCGCGGACTCTACTTCGAATCGATTTTGCGCGGGAATCCGCTCGATCCGCGCGCATCGGCGACGGCCGCGCAGGTAATCGTGGGCGTGCTGGCGATTCTGATCGGTGCAGTCGAGTTCGTCGATCAGATCGTCGTGTTCTCAGCCCATGTGCATCTCAATCCCGGCGTGCTCTCGCTCATGTTGAGCCCGCTCGCGACCGAACTGCCCGAGAAATACAACTCCGTTGTCTGGATTCGGCAGGGCAAGGACCATCTCGCGCTCGCCAACATCACTGGCGCGATGGTCTTCCAGTCGTGCATCCCGGTTGCACTGGGGCTCGCGTTTTCGCCGTGGCATCTGACCAGTCCCGAACTGCTCGCGGGATCGATCGCGCTCGCTTCGGCAGCGATTCTGTACATCAATCTGCGCGACTCGGAACTCGGAACTCCGACGCTGATGATCGGCGCAGCCGCATACGCGATCTTTCTGATTGGCGTCTGGTACCTCGGCGCGTTCTGAATCCACGCGCGGGGGCGCGTTGTCCCACGCGAGCTTGCGGGTGCACAATCGAGGGACGCGGGACGCGATGACTACTTACCAAGAGATTTCGGCTCAGTTTTACGGCAACCGCCTGCTGTTCGGCGATCCCGCCGAGCCGGGCGTGGTCGCGGTCGAGGCCGCATCGAACACCGAGATCGACGTTTACCGGCGCCTGTCGGGCAAGCTTGCGCGCGAGCGCCGTCCGATTCGGCTGTTTGCGCTGGTCGAGAATGCTGCCTTGCTCGAAGGTTTCAGCCCCGCGCATGAGACGCGCACGCTCGAGGGCGATTTCCGTTACCGGATGCTCGTCACCTTCGGCTCGCTCGACGCTCTGGACGCCGCTAGGCGCCATCTCAGGAACGCAACCGGCAAGGCGCCTAACGCGCCTGACGCGCCGTATCTGGTGTTGGCCGATCCGGTCGAGCAGCATCTGATGCTGAGCGGGACCACGTTTTTCATCGGGATGGATTTCAGCGAGCTGCGCCGCCTCCAGCTCGATATCGAGACCTATATCTCGCCGGGGTTTGAATTTCCGTCGGCGGCGCGCGCGGGCGATCGGGTTATCGCGATCTCGCTCACCGACTCGACCGGCTTCGAGCGCTTGCTCAGGGGCACCGAGATGGACGAACGCGCGCTGCTCGACGAGATGGTGCGGATTGTCCAGGAGCGCGACCCCGACGTCGTCGAGGGCCACAACCTGTTCCGGTTCGATCTCGAATACCTGGAGACGCGGGCGCGCCGCCACAAAATGAAGCTCAAGCTGGGGCGCGATGGCGGCGAGCTTCGCGCCCGCCCGTCGCGGATGCAGATTGCGGAGCGTTCGATCGCCTACCGCCGCTACGACATCCCCGGCCGCAGCATCATAGATACGTGGATCCTCGCGCAGCACTACGATATCTCGAGCCGCGAACTGGAGAGCCTGGGGCTGAAGCAGCTTGCGCAACACTTCGGGCTGGCGCGCAAGGGTCGCGTGTATATCGACGCGTCGAAAATCAGCCACTACTTCGAACACGAACCGGAAAAGCTCTACGAGTACGCGCTCGACGACGCGCGTGAGACGCGCGCGCTGGCCGAGACCCTCTCTCCCAGTTACTTCGTGCAAGCGCAGATATTCCCGTACTCGTACCAGAGCGCGGTGCTGCGCGGCAATGCGACCAAGATCGACGCGCTCATGATGCGCGCCTACCTGGCTGCGGGGCATTCCATTCCCGAGCCGTCGCCGCCGAGCCCGGTCGCGGGCGGCTACACGGAGGTTCGCCGATGCGGCGTCGCCCACGGCGTCCTGCACTGCGACGTGACCTCGCTGTATCCGTCGTTGATGCTGCAATATCGGCATGCGCCGGCCGCCGACCGCCTGGGCGTGTTCCTCAAGATGCTTGGCGACCTGCGCAGCTTCCGGGTGCAGGCCAAGGCGCTCGCGCGCGAACTCAAGGGTATCGAGCGGCGCAACGCCGACGCGCTCCAGCAGACGTTCAAGATTCTGATCAATTCATTTTACGGCTACCTGGGTTTTTCGCTCGGCCATTTCAATGACTTCGGCGCGGCCAACGCGGTAACCAGGCGCGGCCGCGATCTGATTCAGCGCGCGGTGGCGAAACTCGAAGAGCACGGCGCGCAGGTTATCGAGGTCGATACCGACGGAATCTATTTTGTGCCGCCACCCGACGGCGCCAGCGAAGAAGGCGCGGACAGGCTCCTGGAGCAGGTTGGATCGATTATGCCCGAGGGAATCCGGCTGGAAATCGACGGCCGTTACCGCGCGATGTTCTCCTACAAAATGAAAAACTACGTCCTGATGGACGAGGCGGGAAAGATGACGATTCGCGGCTCGGGGCTGCGCTCGCGCGGACTCGAACGCTTCCAGCGCCGCTTCATGGAACAGATGTTCCGCCTGCTGCTGGAGGATCGGCGCGGCGAAATTGAGAAACTCCACGGCGACTATCGCGCGCGTCTCGCTCGCCACGAAATCGGAATCGCCGATCTGATGAAGACCGAGACGATCCAGGACTCGCTCGACACTTATCGCAAGAAGATCGGTGACAACAGCCGCAATCCCGCGGCCGCCTACGAGCTGGCGCTCAAGGCCGAGCGGCAGTACCTGGCCGGCGATCAAATTTCATACTACGTCACCGGGCGCGGCGCGCGTGCGGCGGTGAACGCGTCCGCGAAGATGGCGGCGGAGTACGATCCGGACCATCCCGACGAAAACGTGGAGTACTACCAGGCCAAGCTTGCCGACCTTTTCGAAAAATTCCGGGTCTTCGTCGAGCGCCCCGGCCTGTTCGCGCCAGCCGCGGATGACGAGGGCAAGCCGGCTCAGCTCTCGATGTTCGCCGCCCCGCAATCCAAGCCCGAAGAAGAGAAGGCGCCCGAAAAGTAGGGAAATTCCTAACAAAATATGCAGAAGTATCGTCTGTTGATACTAGACTTTGACGGAACGTTATGCGTGACCCACGAAGCGATCGCTTACTGCATTCGCCAGACGTTTGCAGCCTTCGATATGCCTCGGCCCGGGGAGGCAGACATCAGGCGAACTATCGGTATGGGAATAGGTCTCGAAGAGACGTTCGCGAGCCTGAACCCGATACTGAATTCGGAACCGGCGCCCGCGATGTCATCGTGGATCACCACCTATCGACGCATTTATAACAGCGGCGAAGGTCAAGCACGAACGCGTCTGTTCCCTGCCGTACGGTCTGTGCTTCGGAAAGTATCTGACTCGGGAATCGCCGTCGTCCTCTTGAGCAACAAGGGTGAGGTAGCAGTCCGCGCCGCAATGGAACGCTTGAGGATCGCAGAATTTATATCGCTCGCGGCTTGTGATGCACCAGGCATCCAAAAGAAACCTGACCCCGATAGCTTCAAAAGAGTCATTCGGCCCGCGTTTCCACACATAGCCCCGGCGGAGACTCTCGTTGTAGGCGATACGAGCGCGGATATTCTCTTCGCGCGAAACGTAGTTGCCGACTCGTGTTGGGCCTCCTACGGCTATGGACGGGCTGAGGAGTGTTTTCCTCTCAAACCGACCTTCACGATCCAGCGCTTCGCCGATTTGGGAACGATTCTATTTCAGTCAGATGCCGAGTGTGACAGGTGATGTGGCGGATTTCGCAGTCAGATGCGGACTGCTCTCCCGCGTCAACCGGTTAAGTCGCAAGCGTGGGAAGCCTAGCCGCAGATGCGTGAATTGATAGATACTGCCCCTCTGCGGAGGGAAACGATGGCCGACGAGAAACAGCAGCTCGATTGGGACAAGATCAGGCAATTCTGGATGCAGGTATCGATTGATATCGGCGCCGCGATGCTCGGTGCGCTGACCTATATCGGCGATCGGCTGGGAATCTTCAGCGCGCTGGCCGAAGCGGGCGCCGTTACCAGCGCGGCGCTTGCGGATCGGACGGGCCTCAACGAGCGGTATCTGCGCGAATGGCTCAGTGCGATGACGGCGGCTGGATATGTGAATTACGACGCCTCGGCGAAGAGCTACGCGATGCCGCCCGAGCATGCGATGGTGCTGGCGCGCGAGGACTCGCCGTTTTTCGCCGGCGGCATGATCGAAATGATCGTCCCTCATGTGTCGATGGCGCCGAAAGTGATGGCATCATTCAAGAACGGGGGCGGCGTATCGCAGAGCGAGTATCCGCCCGAGACGTGGGAGGCGATGGAGCGTTCGTCAGCCTCGCTATTCCGGAATCAGTTGATTCGCAATTGGCTGCCGGCGATGGCGCAGGTGGTCGCGAAGCTGAACGAAGGCGGCTCGTCGCTGGACGTTGGCTGTGGCAGCGGCCGCGCGTCGATCGAGATCGCATCCGCATTTCCCAAGGCCCAGGTTTTCGGCTTCGACGCGCACCTCGGCTCGGTGGAGCGCGCGCGTGCAAACGCGAAAGCCGCCGGCCTGGACGGCCGGATCAAGTTTGACGTCGTCGATTGCACCAGGCTGCCGGCCGCGCAGTTCGATTTCATCTCGACCATCGACGTGGTGCATGATTCCGTCCATCCGGACGCGCTGCTGAAATCGATTCGAGCCGCGCTCAAACCCGACGGCACTTACCTGATGGTCGAGGTAAACGTGTCGTCGAATCTCGAAGACAACATCAATCCGATGGGGCGGCTGATGTATTCGATAAGCACGCTGTACTGCATGACGACGTCGCTGGCGCACGGCGGCGCGGGAATCGGCGCGTGCATGGGCGAGGCGAAGGCGCGCGAGCTGGTCGCCGCGGCGGGATTCAAGCACTTTCGCCGCCTGCCAGTCGGGGATATGTTTTCGGCGCTCTACGAAATCCGCGCGTAGTTGCAGTCGATCATCGAAGGCGGCGCTGGAAGGCATCCTGCAAGGCGGGTAGGACGCTATCCCAATCGGCGACCAACCCTATATTCGCGCGCTCGAAGATCAGCGCGTCGGCATCGTTGTTAATTGCGACGACCGTATCCGCGCGCTTGAGACCGCAGGTATGGTTGGGCGCGCCGCGCACCCCAAGAGCAATATACAGGCGCGGATCGATCGATTTGCCGGTTAACCCGACCTGCAAATTCCGCGGCACCCATCCATTGTCCGTCACGCGCCGCGTCGCGCATATCGCGGCGCCGAGCACTCGCGCGAATGCGGCGGCTCGCGCGACTCCATCAGGTCCACCGATTCCCATGCCGATGCCAACGACAACCTCGGTGCCTTCGAGCGGTGCAATGGTGGCGTCGAGGATCGAGTGCGCCCTTATGAGCCGGCTTTTCGGCGGGCTCAGCTCAGGACGCGCGATCCGAATCTCGGCTTGCTTGTCTTGCGATGGCGCCGCGAGTTCGAGCACGCCCGGCCGCACCGTCGCCATCTGCGGAAACGTTTTCGAGTAAATCGGCGCGACGATATTGCCGCCGAAGGCCGGCTTGAGCGCGACCATCCGATGCTCCGAGTCGAGCTCGATAGCGATCGCATCGCCGGTAAGCCCCAGGCTTAAGCGCGCGGCCAGCCGGGGTCCCCAGTCGCGCCCGCGCTCGGTCGCGCCGATCAAAATTCCCCACGGCGCGTGCGTCAAGACGAGCTTCGCAACAGCCTCGGCGGCGGCCTCGGGGGTGTACGGAACCAGCGCAGGATGCTCGACGATCAGCACCTGGTCGGCGCCGAAACTCGCAAGCAGCCCCGCGTGTCGCGCGATTGCGCCGCCAAATCCCACCGCGACGAGCGCGCCGCCGAGTCGCGACGCGAGTTCGTCGCCGCGTGAAAGCAGCTCAAGCGTGCCGCGCGTGACGCGGCCTTCAAGGTCGGTCTCGCACGCGATCCACAGGTCATGACTACGATTGCCCGCACGCCGCACCGCCGCGATCGAACGGCGATTGTGCGCGCGCGGGTTGAGCGCGCCGATTGTTTCGAGTGCCGACATCACCTCGGCCGCAGCGCGTTCGGCGTCGGTCGAGTCGATAAACTTGCATTCGGTCTTCGGCGTCACGACGGCGCGAACCTCCTGCACCCACGTCGGCGAACCCGCGAGTCCGAATTCTTTCGGATCGCCGCCGAGCTCCGCCGCGCGCACGGATTGGATCGGCCGGGCCTTCGCCTCCTCGGACGCACCCGGCTTCAGCTTGACCGGCTGCGCGAGGCGCTCGGCGCAGGTGATAACCGCGGGCATCGCGGCCTCGATTTCCTCGAATCCTTCGTCGCTTTCGCGCTCGGCGCGCAGCCGGCGGCCGTCGATTTCCAGCTTTCGCGCGCCGGTTATCTGCGCGGCGCCGATTAGTTCCGCGATCTCGGGGCCGACCTGTCCCGTCTCCGCATCGAGCGAGTACTTGCCGAGCAAAATGAGATCGAAGTTTCCGCGCGCCAGCCAAATCGCGAGCGCACGCGCCGTTGCGAGCGTGTCCGCACCCGCGAAAGCGCGGTCTTCCAGGTGCACCGCGCGATCCATTCCCATCGCGAGCGCATCCTGCAACACGTCGCGCGCCTGCGGCGGCCCCATGGTGACGACAGTGGTGTCGGCGCCGTGGAGATTTTTCAGCTCGACGGCGAGCGAGATCGCGCGCAGATCGAATGCGCTGATCACATTGGGCCCGTCGCGCTTGATGGTCCTGGTGGCGGTGTCGAAGTTGGCTTCCTCGACAAGCGGTATCTGCTTGATGCAAACGGCAATCTTGAGCACGGCGATACTCCCCGTCCCACCAGGCTAGTTGAGCACGCCGGGCGCAGCCAACAAAGCGCGAGGCTGCGCTTACCGGCGCCGGTACGATCAGGTAGTTTCGCGATGTGGGATTGTATCGGCTCGCGGCCGCCGCCGCGCTGTGTGTGTATGCTCTGGTGCTCGCGCCGCCGGCCAACGCGGCCGCTCGGATGCGGATCGTATCGCTGGCGCCGTCGGTAACGGAGACACTGTTCGCGCTGGGCGCGGGTCCCGATGTCGTCGGCGTCTCGCAGTATTGTGACTACCCTGCGCAGGTGCGCGATCTGCCGCGGGTCGGCTCCTTTCTGACTCCCAATCTCGAAGCGATCATCGCGCTGCGGCCCACGCTGGTCGTCGGACTTGAACTGTCATCGGACGTGCGCCAGATTCGCGCCTTGAAGTCGATGGGTTATCCGGTGCTGATGGTCAGCGACGATACTTTGCAACAGATCGAAACCAGTATCGAAACGGTGGGCGCGCGAATCGATCGCCAGCCGCAAGCGCATCGGCTCGTCGCGAAGATTCAGGCGCAGATCGCCGCAGTTCAACAGCGCCTGGCAAGCGTAAAGCCGCAGCGTGTGTTGATGCTCGTCGGCCATCAGCCGATCGTCGCGGTGGGCGCCGGCACTTATCTCGATGAGCTCATGCGGATTGCGCGCGCCGACAACATCGCTGCGGCCGCCGGCCAGCAGTGGCCGCAGCTGAGCATGGAGTACATCATCGCGATGCGTCCCGAGGTCGTGCTGGACGGTTCGATGGGCAGCGACCCGTCGTCGTCGAGCGACTTCTGGGAAAAATATCCGGCGATTCCTGCGGTGCGCGACCATCGCGTCTTCGGCTATGCGCAGGATCCCATTCTTCATGCCGGCCCGCGCGTGGGACAGTCGCTCGAGATAATCGCGCGGATGATTCATCCCGAGGCATGGCAAAATCTGTCCGCTGGTGCACAGCAGTGAACGCGGCCGCAAGCAAACCGCCGTCGCACCTGACGCGCTCGCGGCTGCTCTCGATACTGGCGGCGCTGGCAATCCTGCTGATCGTTTGCGCGGCCGCAGCCGCGCTGTTTGGCAGCGCGCATATCAGCCTCGTGCGCGCATTTTCCGACCCCACCAGTCCCGATCACGCGATTTTCTTCGGCGCCCGATTGCCGCGTGTGCTGATGGGCGTGATCGTCGGCGCGATGCTGGCCGCGGTCGGAACGGCTCTGCAAGCGCTCGTGCGCAATCCGCTGGCAGAGGGTGGCATCCTCGGAATCTCCGGCGGCGGCGCGCTCGGCGCGATACTCGCGCTGGTGATGTCCGCGAAACTCGGCGGCGGCGAGGCGGCCGTCCCACTGTGCGCATTCGGCGCGGCGCTGCTCTCGACGGTGGCGGTTTACCGGCTCGCGATGGTTGACGGCCAGCTTGAGCCGTTCACGCTGCTGCTGGTCGGCGTGATTTTCAACGCGTTCTGGGGCGCGGCAATCATGCTGGTGAACAGCGTCGTCAACTTCTACTACGCGCATAGCATCCTGTTCTGGCTGATGGGCAGCCTCGAGGCGCCGACCTATGGCGAAGCGGCGAGCGTCGCGGGTTTGGGACTGGCCGGCTTCGCCGTGCTGATGTTTCAAGCTCGCGATCTGAACCTGCTCAGTCTCGGCGACGAGTCGGCTGCCGAACTTGGGGTTGACGTGGACCGGCTGCGGCGCACAATCTTCGTTGCGACCTCGGTCATGATCGGCGCCGCGGTCTCCGTCAGCGGAATCATTTCGTTCGTCGGACTGATCGTTCCGCATACTTTGAGATTGATCTTCGGCGCGGATCATCGGCTGCTGCTGCCCGCGTCGCTGATCGGCGGCGCCGCATTCATGGTCGCGGCGGACCTGGTCGCGCGCGTCGCAATCGCCCCGGCCGAAATTCCCGTCGGCGCGATCACCGCGCTCTGCGGCGGCCCGTTCTTCATCTACATGCTGCGGCGCGAAGGCAGGAGACCGCTTTCGCTATGACGACGACATCGCGCGACACCGCCGCCGCCATGCGTGCGAGCGCGATCCACGCGGGATATCCGGGAGTACCCGTGCTGCATGGCGTCTCGATCGAAGTGGCGGCCGGCGAAATGCTCGCCATCGTCGGTCCAAACGGGGCAGGCAAGTCCACCCTGCTCAAGGTGCTCGGCGGCTCGATAAAACCGGGCGCGGGAAGCGTCGAACTTTTCGGCCGCCCGCTCGATTCGATCGATCGCCGGGAATTCGCGCGCACGGTTGCGTCGGTTGGCCAGGAAAACGCGGTCGCATTTCGCTTCACGGTGCTGGAAATCGTGCTGATGGGACGCGCGCCGCATCTCGGCGCCTTCGGCTTCGAGAGCCCGCACGATTTGGAAATCGCATCCGCGGCGCTCGACCGCTTCGACCTGCTCGAGCTTGCCGCGCGCCACGTTCAGGAACTGTCCGGCGGCGAACGCAAGCGCGTGTTCCTGGCCCGCGCGCTCGCACAGGAGCCGAAGGTTGCACTGCTCGACGAGCCGACCGCATTTCTCGATCTCAAGCACGTCGCGGAAATTTTCGCGCGCTTTCGCGAGCTGTGCGCCGAGCGCGGCATGGCCGTCGTTGCGACGCTGCACGATCTCAATGCCGCCGCGCTCTATGCCGATCGCGTGCTGCTGCTCGCCGATGGGGCCGCGGTCGCGTATGGAACACCAGCGGAAGTTCTGACCGTGGAGAATCTGCGGCGGGTTTACGAGACCGAGGTGTACGTCGGGCGCAATCCCTCGACGGGCGCGCTCATAATTCTACCCGCCGCACTTCCCTCTGCCCGCGCGTAGCCACTTCGAGGCACACCAGCGCCGCGCGCGGCAGAGCATTGTACGGACGCCGTACGTGCGCTAGATTCAAAGGCCTGGCTGGAAGAACAATTGAGGCCGAGCGATGGCAACCGCAGCTACTCGAAACGATCGGATCGAACTACGCGCAACCCGCGAGGAAAAGCAGCTCATTTCCGAGGCGGCGGCGCATGAGCAGCTCGACCTCACGCGGTTCATCATGCGCAACGTCCTTCCGGTGGCGCGTGGCGTAGTGGAGCGATCCGAGCGCATCGTGCTTTCGGAGCGTGATTCGAAGCGTGTGCTCCAATTGTTGGAGAAACCGCCTAAGCCCACGGCAGCGCTGATCGCCGCAGCCAGGCGGCTGGCAAAGCGTGAGCGGTAGAATCGCCTGGCGTGAGGAGGCAATCAGCCGCCGCCACGATCGCAGGAATTTCGATTGTGGCTCTCGGGAACTCAACGAGTATCTACGGCGCTACGCGCGGCAAAATCACGAATCCGGCGGCGCCAAGACTTTTGTGGCGGTGTCACCAGGCGACGCTGTCCGCATCCTTGGCTATTACACGATCAGTCCGGGCGCAATTGAATTTGCGAAGATCCCCGCCGCGATAACTCGACGACTCGGCGGGTACGAAGTGCCTGTGTTCCGTCTCGCGCGGCTGGCCGTAAACCTGACAAGTCAGGGCGGCGGACTGGGCGGGGAGATCTTGCTCGCCGCCGGCAGGCGCGCGCTTTCGGTCGCTGTCGAGGTGGGCGGAGTGGCGCTGGCGATTGACGCGAAGAACGAACGCGCCGCCGAGTGGTACAAGCGTTTCGGTGCAGTGCGGCTGCTCGATGACCGTCTGAAACTGGTCTTGCCTTTGAAGACGATCGCTGATGCGCTCGCTTCTGCGCGGTAGCGGGCTAGCAGACCGAGGTGTACGTCGGGCGCAATCCTTCGACCGGTGCGCTCATAATTCTGCCCGCCGCATTGCCCACCGCCCGCGCGTAGCCCGGCCCTTGTGCCCGTGCGGTTTCGCGCCGCGCCCGCAATGTTGCGGACGAACAGCGGCGGCTACTTTCCCTTGAGGCGGGGATCGTCGGACGCGACGCAGCTAGATGCCTCGATTCCTATCGCAAAACTGCTTACGTCAACGGAATCCTGCGCGACTTTGGGAGCGACCTTCGCAAGTGGCTGCCTACTGTCGGGCACAGCGTCAATTTCCTGTTGAACTTCGTCTAGCGCTTTGACAGCCAACCTACGGCGAGACTCTCTCTCTTTCTCGCAGTTGGAAGCGCTGTCGAACGCGCCCATCTGATTCCATTGCGACAGCGGAGCATTCACGTTGGGCGCTTTTCCCGGCGCATCTGGTTGAGGCACCATCAAATACCAGCCCACAAACGCGAGCGCGGCGGCGTGGCGGTGGTTTATCGTGCGGCTCACTCTTGCGGTCGCGGACGATCTGATGCGAACTGGCGGATTTGGTCGCCGATTCGCGTAAGCTCGTCTTCGAATCCGAATCCCATTCGCTGTGCGAAAGCGCCGCATATGTCGGCGGACGCTGCAAAAATACTGAAGACCACTAGATTTGCGAATTCGCGGTTCTCTACAGATATTCCCGGTCGGCTCTCCAAGACGACGCCGACCGCATCCGTCGGCTCATGGAAATAGAAATCCATCAATGCTGGTGAGGTGTGAACGAAAGCAGACAGCGTCGCGTATTCAAACCGATGTGCTGCCTTATGTCCGACCTTTTCGGCCAGCCAGCCGATTCCTTCATTCGGCTTCCTGCTCCACCAATTTCGCCACCATTCGTCGAGCGTCTCGTCAGCAGCGGTACTGTTAACTATCTCTTGGGCCTTAACCTTTATCTCAGGGTCTCCGTGTTCCACCACTGTGCGCAAGACCCTCCGTCGGTTTCGCTGGTAGTCTTGCAAGAAGAGTCGCGCAGTCTCATCGCCACCAGTCACTATCCAGCGAACTTGATATTCCACTTCTCTCAAAACGCGTGCTAGAACCGCCGCGTCCTGCCAAAAGCCCATTCGCAGAAGTTCTACGGCAGCCTGATATGTTTTGAGGAATCTCCCGAAGAAGAAAATCACGGCGATTTTCGAGGGTGTGGTCTGCACCCGGTCGGTCATCAGCTTGGTGCGCAGAGCGTCGGCCAATCCGTGTATCCGCTTGGCGAGATCGGCGAAACCGCGCGAGGCGAGTGGTTCCTCAACGAAATCAGACATCTACTTCCCCTTGAGGCGTGGATCGTAGGTCGAGATGGGAGTTGCTTCCTCACCCGTGAGTTAGCAGAACCCCGTGCGACGGACAAATGGCGGACAGGCTTCTCCCCGTCATGATACTTGAACATTGCGACCGGCATCGGGAAAGCGCACGCACACAAGGGTAGCAAAGCCGGTGACCGCACCACATTCTGTCTCTCTCCCTTACAGGGAGAGCTGTGCGTAACTAACGCCGGACGCCAGGGCGCCCGTCGAGATTCTTCGCTACAGCAGCCTTCGCTCAGAATGACACGAGGGCCTCTTGTTTTTT
Coding sequences within:
- a CDS encoding iron ABC transporter permease, with the translated sequence MNAAASKPPSHLTRSRLLSILAALAILLIVCAAAAALFGSAHISLVRAFSDPTSPDHAIFFGARLPRVLMGVIVGAMLAAVGTALQALVRNPLAEGGILGISGGGALGAILALVMSAKLGGGEAAVPLCAFGAALLSTVAVYRLAMVDGQLEPFTLLLVGVIFNAFWGAAIMLVNSVVNFYYAHSILFWLMGSLEAPTYGEAASVAGLGLAGFAVLMFQARDLNLLSLGDESAAELGVDVDRLRRTIFVATSVMIGAAVSVSGIISFVGLIVPHTLRLIFGADHRLLLPASLIGGAAFMVAADLVARVAIAPAEIPVGAITALCGGPFFIYMLRREGRRPLSL
- a CDS encoding ABC transporter ATP-binding protein, with protein sequence MTTTSRDTAAAMRASAIHAGYPGVPVLHGVSIEVAAGEMLAIVGPNGAGKSTLLKVLGGSIKPGAGSVELFGRPLDSIDRREFARTVASVGQENAVAFRFTVLEIVLMGRAPHLGAFGFESPHDLEIASAALDRFDLLELAARHVQELSGGERKRVFLARALAQEPKVALLDEPTAFLDLKHVAEIFARFRELCAERGMAVVATLHDLNAAALYADRVLLLADGAAVAYGTPAEVLTVENLRRVYETEVYVGRNPSTGALIILPAALPSARA
- a CDS encoding DUF1778 domain-containing protein, translated to MATAATRNDRIELRATREEKQLISEAAAHEQLDLTRFIMRNVLPVARGVVERSERIVLSERDSKRVLQLLEKPPKPTAALIAAARRLAKRER
- a CDS encoding DUF5677 domain-containing protein is translated as MSDFVEEPLASRGFADLAKRIHGLADALRTKLMTDRVQTTPSKIAVIFFFGRFLKTYQAAVELLRMGFWQDAAVLARVLREVEYQVRWIVTGGDETARLFLQDYQRNRRRVLRTVVEHGDPEIKVKAQEIVNSTAADETLDEWWRNWWSRKPNEGIGWLAEKVGHKAAHRFEYATLSAFVHTSPALMDFYFHEPTDAVGVVLESRPGISVENREFANLVVFSIFAASADICGAFAQRMGFGFEDELTRIGDQIRQFASDRPRPQE